One genomic segment of Impatiens glandulifera chromosome 6, dImpGla2.1, whole genome shotgun sequence includes these proteins:
- the LOC124942771 gene encoding caffeic acid 3-O-methyltransferase-like: protein MTMQAAFNLDLLEIIAKAGHGMMLTPLEIASQIPYNNPNTPFMLRRILNLLTSFNILTVATTNDETRYGLAPVAKYFVKNEEGFSFAPFMTVLHDKVFLDSWYQLKNVVVGRSIAFDKENETNEFNYQGVDPRFNDVFNRGMMNHTKVIIKELLLAYPGFNKDMQSITLVDVGGGLGATLNTIISMYPMIKGINFDLPHVICQAPPYPG from the exons ATGACAATGCAAGCAGCCTTCAATCTCGATCTACTAGAGATCATAGCTAAGGCCGGTCATGGCATGATGCTCACTCCATTAGAGATTGCGTCTCAAATACCTTACAATAACCCTAACACACCCTTCATGCTTCGACGAATACTCAACCTTCTCACTAGCTTCAATATTTTGACCGTCGCTACCACAAATGATGAGACACGATACGGATTGGCCCCGGTGGCGAAATATTTTGTGAAGAACGAAGAAGGTTTTTCCTTTGCACCATTCATGACCGTTTTACACGACAAGGTCTTTCTTGACAGCTG GTATCAATTGAAAAATGTTGTGGTTGGAAGATCTATAGCCTTTGATAAGGAAAATGAGACAAACGAATTCAATTACCAAGGTGTGGACCCAAGGTTCAATGATGTGTTTAATAGAGGCATGATGAACCACACAAAAGTCATTATAAAAGAGTTGCTACTAGCATACCCTGGATTCAACAAAGACATGCAAAGCATAACATTGGTGGATGTGGGCGGTGGCTTAGGCGCGACCCTCAACACAATTATTTCAATGTATCCCATGATCAAGGGCATTAACTTCGATTTGCCTCATGTCATTTGTCAAGCTCCTCCTTATCCTGGTTAA
- the LOC124941098 gene encoding caffeic acid 3-O-methyltransferase-like produces MAQANNDISLRIIEDEEEENRAYATQLLTSLSLPMTMQAAIDLNVFEIISKAGHGVMLSPLEIVSEIPCKNPIAHVMLERILKLLTSFNVLTTTTTNGEPRYGLAPVAKYFVKNEEGVSFAPFMTAFHDKVMVGSWYHLKKSVVEGGVAFHWENGKNPFDYQGVDPRYNDVFNRAMLNHTNMMIKELLLTYRGFHKDMESMTLVDVGGGLGHTLNSIISIYPKIKGINFDLPHVICHAPRYLGVTHIEGNMFDSVPKGDVIFMKWILHDWNDEDCLKLLKNCYKALPSKGKVIVVECVVPDVVDNKTSVKSIYQLDMTMLIMTPGGKERTLEQFHILATQAGFAGIKLECNAFTYWIMEIYK; encoded by the exons ATGGCTCAAGCCAACAACGATATTTCTCTTCGTATTAtagaagacgaagaagaagagaacCGAGCCTATGCCACCCAATTATTAACCTCCCTTTCACTACCCATGACTATGCAGGCAGCCATCGATCTCAACGTATTTGAGATCATATCTAAGGCCGGTCATGGCGTGATGCTCTCCCCTTTAGAGATTGTATCTGAAATCCCTTGTAAGAATCCTATTGCACACGTCATGCTTGAACGAATACTCAAGCTTCTCACTAGCTTCAATGTTTTGACAACAACTACCACCAATGGCGAGCCACGATATGGATTGGCTCCTGTGGCGAAATATTTTGTGAAGAACGAAGAAGGAGTTTCCTTTGCACCATTCATGACAGCCTTTCATGACAAGGTCATGGTTGGAAGCTG GTATCACTTGAAAAAATCTGTGGTGGAAGGAGGGGTAGCCTTCCATTGGGAAAATGGGAAAAACCCATTCGATTACCAAGGTGTTGATCCAAGGTACAATGACGTGTTCAATCGAGCCATGTTGAACCATACAAATATGATGATCAAAGAGTTGCTATTGACTTATCGAGGCTTTCACAAAGACATGGAAAGCATGACACTGGTGGATGTGGGCGGCGGCCTAGGCCATACCCTCAActcaattatttcaatttatccCAAGATCAAGGGCATTAACTTTGACCTACCACACGTTATTTGTCACGCTCCTCGTTATCTCG GTGTGACACACATTGAAGGAAATATGTTTGACAGCGTCCCAAAGGGCGATGTAATTTTCATGAAG TGGATACTTCACGATTGGAATGATGAAGATTGTTTGAAGTTGCTCAAGAATTGTTACAAGGCGTTGCCTTCTAAAGGAAAAGTGATAGTGGTCGAATGTGTAGTTCCAGATGTGGTCGATAACAAAACAAGCGTGAAGAGCATTTATCAACTTGACATGACTATGCTAATAATGACTCCCGGAGGAAAGGAACGAACCCTTGAGCAATTTCACATCCTAGCCACCCAAGCTGGCTTTGCTGGGATCAAATTGGAATGCAATGCCTTTACCTACTGGATTATggaaatttataaatag